From Toxorhynchites rutilus septentrionalis strain SRP chromosome 2, ASM2978413v1, whole genome shotgun sequence, a single genomic window includes:
- the LOC129767887 gene encoding cuticle protein CP14.6-like, with translation MFKLIIISSLVALAAAQNPQDAQAQILAQDSSINPDGSYQYRYETSNGIAAQEAGVGGQSAQGSYSFTGQDGVQYSLTYVADSNGFQPQGAHLPVDVPAPEHVLKGLELIRANPPRDDPNFSLDALNAAIARLSGKK, from the exons ATGTTCAAGCTG ATCATCATCTCCTCCCTTGTGGCGCTTGCCGCAGCCCAAAACCCACAGGATGCGCAGGCCCAAATCCTGGCCCAGGACTCGTCCATCAACCCCGACGGTTCGTACCAGTACCGCTACGAAACCAGCAACGGTATCGCTGCGCAGGAAGCCGGCGTCGGTGGACAGTCCGCCCAGGGAAGCTACTCCTTCACCGGCCAGGATGGCGTTCAGTACTCCTTGACCTATGTCGCTGATTCCAACGGATTCCAGCCCCAGGGTGCCCATCTGCCCGTCGATGTGCCCGCCCCGGAACATGTCCTCAAGGGTCTGGAGCTGATCCGTGCCAACCCACCACGAGATGATCCCAACTTCAGCTTGGACGCTTTGAACGCTGCCATCGCACGGCTGAGCGGCAAGAAGTAA